In Anaerolineales bacterium, the following proteins share a genomic window:
- a CDS encoding type II CAAX endopeptidase family protein, protein MKTNATSSENYLLIAFLVITPLISLAIPAFLSLPAEVVPLILVIVPALLAILFTAMTEGRRGVGALLRQPFQWKIGFRWYFIALGLAVGLRLTMSVLALLLGWIPAIQLSDWTPPQYVIIGIFTLFGAFMEELGWRGYALPKLLHRRSTLGSALIIGIPWGILHLGLVLPGMMNEGTSWVATILFLVGLSVILAWFFVQTGYGIVAGIVYHAAQNYFVFFNGGITSAESLWLMTVVTLAIAVTLIVLYGPRLQQGSAKTAPMANAEPFETR, encoded by the coding sequence ATGAAAACAAATGCAACATCTTCGGAAAATTACCTTCTGATTGCCTTTCTCGTTATCACACCGCTAATTAGCCTGGCAATCCCGGCTTTTCTATCGCTCCCGGCAGAGGTGGTGCCGTTGATTCTGGTCATTGTCCCTGCGCTCCTTGCCATTCTCTTCACCGCAATGACCGAAGGAAGGCGAGGCGTGGGTGCGCTGCTGAGGCAACCGTTTCAATGGAAAATCGGTTTCCGATGGTATTTCATTGCTCTCGGTCTGGCTGTCGGACTGCGATTGACGATGAGCGTATTAGCGCTTCTGCTGGGATGGATTCCCGCGATTCAACTCTCCGACTGGACGCCTCCGCAGTATGTCATCATCGGTATCTTCACCTTGTTCGGCGCGTTCATGGAGGAGCTTGGCTGGAGAGGCTATGCCTTACCCAAACTATTGCATCGCCGCTCCACCCTCGGTTCCGCCTTGATCATTGGAATCCCCTGGGGAATCCTGCATCTTGGGCTGGTCCTACCCGGGATGATGAATGAAGGAACATCCTGGGTGGCGACAATTCTGTTTTTGGTCGGACTCTCCGTGATCCTCGCCTGGTTCTTTGTTCAAACAGGATATGGCATTGTCGCGGGCATCGTTTACCATGCCGCGCAAAACTACTTCGTGTTCTTCAATGGCGGAATTACATCGGCAGAGAGTCTTTGGTTGATGACAGTCGTAACCCTGGCGATTGCGGTTACTTTGATCGTTCTGTACGGACCCAGGCTGCAGCAAGGTTCGGCGAAGACAGCGCCAATGGCGAACGCAGAGCCCTTTGAAACCAGATAA
- a CDS encoding CPBP family intramembrane metalloprotease, translating into MSNIASKYPAQERDETEISASKRVTLVLVAWAATLSLSKLPLVIARDFLNTDIPWINPAWIGLAFLFWAATYLWQSLKPLRSYFLIMGAILLMAFGFDPFVKQSAIWNNLFVDRSPMVILFGERVLLALESLIVVMILLFIGINRQQAFLTIGNLKAPLGGSNNSTNKRRLPWSIFGTVMAILLGGLFFWFLSSQNPAAKLDIASVLPLFPLILASAALNAISEEVTYRAAPLGTLSPVVGPTHALWLTSLWFGLGHYYGGIPSGPVGLIQTGLLAMLLGKAMLDTRGLGWSWIIHVVLDTVIYVSIAMTI; encoded by the coding sequence ATGAGTAATATCGCTTCTAAATACCCGGCTCAAGAACGAGATGAAACAGAAATCTCCGCCTCCAAGCGCGTGACGCTCGTTCTGGTTGCCTGGGCAGCAACCTTGTCCTTGAGCAAACTGCCTCTTGTCATTGCCCGTGATTTCCTGAACACAGATATTCCTTGGATCAACCCTGCCTGGATCGGGTTGGCATTCCTGTTTTGGGCTGCGACATATCTCTGGCAATCCCTAAAACCCTTGCGGTCCTACTTTCTGATCATGGGCGCAATTCTCCTCATGGCATTTGGGTTCGATCCATTTGTCAAACAGTCTGCTATCTGGAACAACTTGTTTGTGGACAGATCGCCGATGGTCATTTTGTTTGGCGAACGAGTATTACTCGCGCTAGAGTCGTTGATCGTAGTGATGATTCTGTTGTTCATCGGCATAAACCGCCAGCAGGCTTTCCTGACTATCGGAAACCTGAAAGCGCCGTTGGGCGGATCAAACAATTCGACCAATAAGAGGAGACTGCCCTGGTCAATCTTTGGGACGGTGATGGCAATCCTGCTTGGCGGCTTGTTCTTTTGGTTTTTGTCCAGCCAAAACCCGGCAGCGAAATTGGATATCGCCTCTGTGCTTCCACTTTTCCCGTTGATTTTAGCCAGCGCGGCGCTAAACGCAATCAGCGAAGAGGTTACTTATCGCGCCGCGCCATTGGGAACGCTATCCCCTGTTGTAGGTCCGACCCATGCCCTCTGGCTGACCTCCCTCTGGTTCGGGTTGGGACATTACTACGGCGGCATCCCATCGGGACCTGTAGGCTTGATCCAAACCGGATTATTGGCTATGCTTTTGGGCAAAGCCATGCTCGATACACGCGGACTGGGCTGGTCGTGGATCATTCATGTCGTTTTAGATACAGTGATCTATGTCTCGATCGCAATGACAATCTAG
- a CDS encoding CPBP family intramembrane metalloprotease — protein MKRIEQISATHPATFSFMITFLFISMLIISAILGNLWPGDAIYGQPGSILGRIISTIILLLLLSRLGWMQPAGFTTPGRFGMWMISLLLLAYAAAASMYALVGSLNLRFFDTALPALVTLFILVAAFMEEIVFRGLILQALVHAWGSTRVGVTKSILVSALFFCSVHLLDFLSGRLLYVVLLQSLEAFFLGILLGALVLIGRSIYPAVLLHSGLNLSAYLLIGGNGLEPASSSWLLLGLLMIPPAALGIYLLHARYQPVTDKQMTNDLHRLPY, from the coding sequence ATGAAAAGAATCGAACAAATTTCAGCCACACATCCAGCGACTTTCAGTTTCATGATCACTTTCCTCTTTATTTCGATGCTGATCATTTCCGCCATCCTGGGTAATCTTTGGCCCGGTGATGCAATTTACGGGCAGCCGGGCAGTATCCTTGGCAGGATCATTTCAACCATCATTCTGCTTCTACTGCTTTCCCGCCTGGGCTGGATGCAGCCAGCCGGGTTTACAACACCTGGACGGTTCGGGATGTGGATGATCAGCCTCCTGCTGCTGGCTTACGCGGCGGCAGCCTCCATGTACGCGTTGGTCGGCAGTCTTAACCTCCGTTTTTTCGACACGGCGCTGCCCGCGCTCGTAACGCTGTTTATTTTGGTTGCGGCATTCATGGAAGAAATCGTCTTTCGCGGATTGATTCTGCAGGCGCTTGTCCACGCCTGGGGCAGTACCAGAGTTGGCGTCACGAAGAGTATTCTGGTTTCCGCGCTCTTCTTTTGCAGCGTTCATCTCCTGGATTTTCTCAGCGGGAGGCTCTTGTATGTTGTTCTCCTGCAGAGCCTGGAGGCATTCTTCCTGGGGATCCTTCTTGGAGCGCTGGTTTTGATCGGAAGGAGCATCTATCCGGCAGTGTTGCTTCATAGCGGATTGAATCTATCTGCCTACCTGCTCATCGGCGGCAATGGTTTGGAACCCGCCTCATCCTCATGGTTGTTGCTGGGCTTGCTGATGATCCCTCCTGCCGCTCTGGGCATCTATCTTCTTCATGCAAGATATCAGCCTGTGACCGATAAACAAATGACCAATGATCTCCATAGATTACCTTACTAA
- a CDS encoding toast rack family protein, which produces MKKVTLTKQIVFAGLTLWFAIMGCGLLTIPANEVRTESQSVSVDSATSASVQIEFPAGELKVQSGSSNLMDASFRYNVDEWQPQVNYSESGAQGELIVSQPGSDQLPSRGGLINEWKLLLTNDIPLDLSIRAGAGNNELNLGGLDLAALNIESGAGNTKVYLDGNWDHDVLASIKGGVGNLTVNLPAEMGVLVIMDTALVNVSANGLIVAENGYVNQAYGSAPYTFTLNLEVGVGSVTLVVPQQ; this is translated from the coding sequence ATGAAAAAAGTTACTTTAACCAAACAAATCGTTTTTGCAGGGCTGACCCTTTGGTTTGCGATCATGGGCTGTGGTTTGTTGACAATACCGGCGAATGAGGTGCGCACCGAGTCGCAGTCGGTAAGCGTGGACTCCGCGACCTCAGCCAGTGTCCAGATCGAGTTCCCGGCCGGCGAATTGAAAGTCCAGAGTGGATCGAGCAATTTAATGGACGCCAGCTTCCGCTATAACGTGGATGAGTGGCAGCCACAGGTCAACTATAGTGAAAGCGGCGCGCAGGGCGAACTCATCGTGAGCCAGCCGGGCAGCGATCAGTTGCCATCCCGGGGCGGATTGATCAATGAATGGAAACTTTTGCTGACGAACGATATTCCATTGGATCTCTCGATCCGCGCCGGCGCGGGGAACAACGAACTTAACCTGGGCGGCTTGGATTTGGCGGCTCTGAATATCGAGAGCGGCGCCGGTAACACAAAAGTTTACCTTGATGGCAACTGGGACCACGATGTACTTGCATCCATTAAGGGGGGCGTGGGTAATCTCACCGTGAACCTGCCGGCTGAGATGGGCGTTCTCGTTATTATGGATACTGCCCTTGTCAATGTGAGCGCAAACGGTCTCATCGTGGCTGAAAACGGATACGTCAATCAGGCTTACGGGAGCGCGCCTTACACATTCACGCTGAACTTGGAAGTGGGCGTAGGTTCGGTTACTCTAGTCGTGCCGCAGCAATGA
- a CDS encoding ABC transporter permease has translation MNTQSKSAVHPDLVLAARQGLIPVREQKWLGGFGNMLRKELGQWWGTRTWWVQTLIWVLILNGISTIVALTESMTPNELLQEVVQTFLPMSVGIIGMGTVITVQGAIVGEKQLGTAAWTISKPVSRSAFILAKTFAYAIGFLVTAILIPSTIFFFTVRALVPVQLPLIPFLYGVGIVILGQLFYLALTLMLGTFYNSRGPIAGIGIGFIMTGLLLKGFIPMQVLIATPWPLPDISAGLALGTSLPSIWPIPIIATAIEIAVITVLALWRFGKEEF, from the coding sequence ATGAATACTCAATCGAAATCTGCTGTACATCCAGACCTTGTACTTGCCGCGCGGCAGGGGTTGATCCCCGTGCGCGAGCAAAAATGGCTTGGCGGCTTTGGCAACATGCTGCGCAAAGAGTTGGGACAGTGGTGGGGCACGCGGACCTGGTGGGTGCAAACCCTCATCTGGGTCTTGATCCTCAACGGCATCTCCACCATTGTGGCTTTGACTGAATCAATGACGCCGAACGAACTGTTGCAGGAGGTCGTTCAGACGTTCCTTCCGATGAGCGTTGGGATTATAGGGATGGGAACCGTCATCACGGTTCAGGGCGCGATCGTCGGTGAAAAGCAATTGGGAACAGCAGCCTGGACGATCTCCAAACCGGTTTCACGATCGGCTTTTATTTTGGCGAAGACTTTTGCCTATGCAATTGGTTTTTTGGTCACCGCGATCCTCATCCCCTCCACGATTTTCTTTTTCACCGTGAGGGCGTTGGTTCCCGTGCAGCTTCCCTTGATCCCATTCCTGTACGGGGTGGGAATCGTGATCCTGGGACAGCTTTTTTATCTGGCGCTTACGTTGATGCTGGGAACGTTCTATAACAGCCGCGGTCCGATTGCCGGGATCGGCATCGGTTTCATTATGACAGGATTGTTGCTAAAGGGATTCATTCCCATGCAGGTTCTGATCGCCACGCCGTGGCCCCTCCCCGATATTTCAGCGGGTCTGGCGCTCGGAACTTCCCTGCCATCAATTTGGCCTATTCCCATTATAGCAACCGCCATCGAGATTGCCGTAATAACTGTCCTAGCGCTCTGGCGCTTCGGGAAAGAAGAGTTTTGA
- a CDS encoding ABC transporter ATP-binding protein, giving the protein MNTSNGSVIHTQDLGKAYKGVNALQGLNLQVPKNSIYSFLGPNGAGKSTTIKMLLGLTRPTSGKALVFGKDITQENLAIRRKVGYLAQDPRYYEHMTARQTLRYTARFFYSGPRDLLEARIEEMLELVGLDDKADRPIKGFSGGERQRLGIAQAQVNYPDLLVLDEPAAALDPQGRRDVLTVMESLRKHTTIFYSTHILDDVQRVSDRVAILNRGGLVAEAPIQELLNGNGAAVVYEVSVRGAVGGAQARVANQPWVRSLNVESNHGAVNWQVSVSDEAAAEDQMLRLILEDRNVSVKHFGRKTHNLEEVFLSMVGEEKSK; this is encoded by the coding sequence ATGAACACATCCAATGGATCTGTCATCCACACCCAGGACCTGGGCAAAGCCTATAAAGGCGTAAACGCCCTGCAGGGACTCAACCTGCAAGTGCCAAAGAATTCGATCTACAGCTTCCTTGGTCCCAACGGCGCGGGCAAAAGCACGACCATCAAAATGCTGCTGGGATTGACGCGCCCGACTTCGGGAAAGGCTCTGGTCTTCGGGAAGGACATTACACAGGAGAATCTCGCCATCCGCAGAAAGGTTGGTTACCTCGCCCAGGACCCGCGCTACTACGAGCACATGACCGCTCGTCAGACCCTGCGTTATACGGCGCGCTTCTTTTACAGCGGACCGCGCGACTTGCTCGAGGCGCGCATCGAAGAAATGCTGGAGTTGGTTGGTCTGGATGATAAAGCCGACCGTCCGATCAAGGGCTTTTCGGGCGGTGAGAGACAACGTTTGGGAATCGCGCAAGCGCAGGTCAACTACCCAGACCTTCTCGTTCTGGATGAACCGGCGGCGGCGCTCGATCCGCAGGGACGACGCGACGTGCTGACGGTCATGGAGTCGCTTCGCAAACACACGACCATCTTCTACTCAACGCACATCCTCGACGATGTGCAACGCGTCAGCGATCGGGTTGCGATCCTAAATCGCGGCGGGCTGGTGGCTGAAGCGCCGATTCAAGAACTGTTGAACGGGAACGGCGCGGCTGTTGTCTACGAAGTGTCTGTGCGAGGCGCTGTCGGCGGCGCGCAGGCTCGGGTGGCGAACCAGCCCTGGGTCCGGTCTTTGAACGTTGAGTCCAATCATGGCGCGGTGAACTGGCAGGTGAGCGTCAGCGATGAAGCTGCGGCGGAGGATCAGATGCTGCGTCTCATCTTGGAGGATCGAAACGTGAGCGTGAAGCATTTCGGGCGCAAGACGCACAACCTGGAGGAAGTCTTCCTGAGCATGGTGGGAGAGGAGAAATCGAAATGA
- a CDS encoding CPBP family intramembrane metalloprotease, whose translation MNANLSDRTKMKAPKPFQEKVGELLRTNKLAILLEIAVVFVPLYVLLIISDRLGGDDFVRLGGGLVLAGGPLVNLGLVVTVAIFWVVSRIRGSAWSDFGLARPKSWGRTILMGVGVTVGVIVLFPLLMGLVQLIVPIPQQDVSRFAFLRGDLPNLIVNVLAMWFTAGFLEEFLWRGYLMNRLVDLQGNKTKLAWVIALVGSAIIFGLGHTYQGLGGVVKVTAAGLLFGAAFLTVRRNLWPLVFMHALLDTISFVQHYFGG comes from the coding sequence ATGAACGCAAACTTGTCTGACCGAACGAAAATGAAAGCTCCAAAACCATTTCAAGAAAAAGTTGGCGAATTGTTACGAACAAACAAGCTCGCTATCTTGCTGGAAATCGCGGTTGTGTTTGTTCCATTGTATGTACTCCTGATCATAAGCGATCGATTGGGCGGTGACGACTTTGTTCGACTGGGTGGTGGACTCGTGCTCGCCGGGGGGCCTCTTGTCAATCTGGGCCTGGTAGTCACTGTAGCGATTTTCTGGGTTGTGTCAAGAATACGAGGAAGTGCCTGGAGCGACTTCGGGCTGGCGCGGCCCAAGAGCTGGGGACGTACGATCTTGATGGGCGTTGGTGTGACTGTCGGCGTCATCGTTTTATTCCCCTTGCTTATGGGGCTTGTCCAACTCATTGTCCCCATCCCGCAGCAGGATGTTAGTCGCTTTGCTTTTTTGCGCGGCGATTTGCCCAATCTGATCGTCAACGTGCTCGCTATGTGGTTCACGGCTGGATTCCTTGAGGAGTTCCTGTGGCGCGGCTACCTGATGAACCGGCTCGTGGATCTCCAGGGGAACAAGACGAAGCTCGCCTGGGTGATTGCTTTGGTCGGCAGCGCAATCATCTTCGGACTCGGTCACACGTATCAGGGGCTGGGAGGCGTCGTCAAGGTTACTGCAGCGGGTCTTCTGTTTGGAGCGGCATTTTTGACCGTACGACGGAATCTGTGGCCTCTGGTTTTCATGCATGCTCTATTGGACACCATAAGTTTCGTGCAACACTATTTCGGTGGATGA
- a CDS encoding CPBP family intramembrane metalloprotease translates to MNPITSFVKRYPQGAFWSIAYLIAGVGFPLSMIYPSELWGFVIWGITLGGALVTGVVDGKAGLKTYFSRIIRVRAGIQWYAIALLTPFVLASIAFGLNILTGAKVSGQLPALGDAVVLFVLFLLTNAGEEPGFRGFSLPHFMKTRSAFTASLAVGVLHAIWHLPLFIAGQMPLVDFLQPLCGAFLFTWIFNNTNGSVFLAMLLHASNDVAGGFFGSVFTGTGATDFHYYHAGAFVILVILLRVFAGRELGRKPEADLDVRTADQPAIAR, encoded by the coding sequence ATGAACCCAATCACCTCGTTCGTCAAACGCTATCCCCAGGGCGCCTTCTGGAGCATCGCCTATCTGATCGCCGGCGTGGGCTTTCCCCTGAGTATGATCTATCCATCCGAGCTTTGGGGTTTTGTCATTTGGGGTATCACTCTGGGCGGAGCGCTCGTCACCGGCGTCGTGGATGGAAAAGCTGGGCTGAAAACCTACTTCAGCCGAATCATCCGCGTGCGCGCAGGAATCCAATGGTATGCGATTGCACTGTTGACCCCATTCGTCCTCGCCTCCATCGCGTTCGGGTTGAATATCCTGACAGGTGCGAAGGTCTCCGGTCAACTGCCTGCTCTCGGCGATGCAGTAGTACTGTTCGTACTATTTTTACTGACAAACGCCGGTGAAGAGCCCGGATTCCGGGGCTTCTCCTTGCCGCACTTTATGAAAACCCGTTCCGCCTTTACTGCCAGCCTGGCTGTTGGGGTGCTGCACGCAATCTGGCATCTGCCACTTTTCATCGCAGGTCAAATGCCACTCGTTGATTTCCTGCAACCGTTGTGCGGCGCCTTCCTGTTCACCTGGATATTCAACAATACCAATGGAAGCGTTTTTCTCGCCATGTTGTTGCATGCCTCCAACGATGTCGCCGGAGGTTTCTTCGGATCGGTATTCACGGGAACGGGCGCGACTGACTTTCACTATTACCATGCAGGCGCCTTTGTCATCCTGGTGATCCTGCTGCGCGTCTTCGCAGGCCGGGAGTTGGGTCGCAAGCCGGAAGCAGATCTGGATGTGAGGACCGCGGATCAACCGGCAATTGCAAGATGA
- a CDS encoding MFS transporter codes for MPDSITIQSDDSLPPAHDLQGDREELGTLARKPSPFFYGLGTLGITVFGETFGAFAYFYYIDFLGLALSLAALTRTIYAVWDALNDPLFSYLSDNTRTRWGRRRPWLLMSVPFYALSFVLIFLVPVRGQDLLFWYLLAATLLCETFLTIAVVNYNALFPELFRTLPDRIRAGAFNRGGLILGLVVSLALTPLVYQQLGFQKMALLYAVLAGGMLFIAALRHREDPGYQNPVILGLWPIFREILKERTFWLYALTLTVFAFAVNLFPFAVPFYSKYALGAEEGTTILIFGASLAAALGSVPVWVRLYHRWGTGTVFLRSMGVILIASVCLGLAPESVTAILATCLYGAGWGGCQVCFDVIRAGLVDRHYTLTGQRSEAVYFSLLGFGIHLSGVLQGAVMFAVGILFGYVSGEQPGPQPGVAFRFLIGVIPVISLLLSMYFARQFFNQITPDPASKPIQRS; via the coding sequence TTGCCAGATTCGATAACAATCCAGTCCGACGACTCCCTACCACCCGCCCACGATCTCCAGGGCGACCGGGAGGAGCTTGGGACTCTGGCCCGCAAGCCATCGCCATTCTTCTATGGCTTGGGCACACTGGGAATTACCGTGTTTGGAGAGACGTTTGGCGCCTTCGCATATTTCTACTACATAGACTTCTTAGGACTGGCGCTGTCGTTGGCTGCCCTGACGCGGACGATCTACGCCGTATGGGATGCCCTGAATGATCCGCTCTTCAGTTATCTTTCAGATAACACACGCACCCGCTGGGGACGTCGTCGCCCGTGGCTGTTAATGAGCGTGCCTTTTTATGCGCTTTCCTTTGTTTTGATCTTCCTGGTGCCTGTCAGAGGGCAAGACCTTCTTTTCTGGTATCTGCTGGCTGCCACCCTGTTATGCGAAACCTTTCTGACGATTGCCGTGGTCAATTACAATGCCCTCTTTCCGGAGTTGTTCCGGACCTTACCGGATCGAATTCGCGCTGGCGCATTTAACAGGGGAGGGCTGATCCTCGGGCTGGTCGTTAGCCTGGCTTTGACTCCTCTGGTATACCAGCAGCTGGGTTTCCAGAAAATGGCGCTTCTGTATGCCGTCCTGGCGGGCGGCATGTTGTTCATTGCCGCGCTCAGGCACAGGGAAGATCCCGGCTATCAAAATCCGGTCATCCTTGGACTCTGGCCGATTTTTCGGGAGATTCTAAAAGAACGTACCTTCTGGCTGTACGCGTTGACCCTGACGGTCTTTGCTTTCGCCGTAAACCTGTTTCCGTTCGCTGTCCCTTTCTACAGCAAATACGCCCTGGGCGCGGAGGAGGGGACGACCATACTGATATTCGGAGCGTCATTGGCGGCAGCGCTGGGAAGCGTGCCGGTCTGGGTGAGGCTGTATCATCGCTGGGGCACGGGGACCGTTTTCCTCAGGTCAATGGGGGTCATCCTGATTGCCAGCGTATGCCTGGGACTGGCTCCCGAATCGGTGACTGCCATCCTGGCTACCTGTCTCTATGGTGCAGGGTGGGGCGGCTGCCAGGTCTGTTTCGATGTGATACGCGCGGGGCTTGTAGACCGGCATTACACCCTTACAGGACAGCGCAGCGAGGCTGTCTATTTCAGCCTGTTGGGTTTCGGGATCCACCTGTCCGGGGTGCTACAAGGTGCGGTTATGTTCGCGGTTGGCATCTTGTTTGGCTATGTCAGTGGGGAGCAGCCGGGTCCGCAGCCTGGTGTCGCATTCCGTTTTCTTATCGGTGTTATTCCCGTGATCAGCCTGTTACTGTCGATGTATTTCGCACGTCAGTTTTTTAACCAGATCACCCCCGACCCTGCTTCCAAACCCATTCAGCGATCTTGA